The following are from one region of the Methanothermobacter sp. genome:
- a CDS encoding P-II family nitrogen regulator: protein MKRITAIIRREKLEDVKDALELVGIHGMTVSDVRGRGQQMGIRESYRGMDYCVDLIPKVQIEVVVDSEDLEKVIETVTENARTGDIGDGKIFITDVLDVVRIRTGERGKKAI, encoded by the coding sequence ATGAAGAGGATCACAGCCATTATCAGAAGAGAGAAACTTGAGGATGTGAAGGATGCCCTGGAACTGGTTGGAATTCACGGAATGACCGTCTCAGATGTGAGGGGAAGGGGCCAGCAGATGGGTATCCGTGAGAGTTACCGTGGTATGGATTACTGCGTTGACCTGATCCCAAAGGTCCAGATTGAAGTGGTGGTTGACTCAGAGGACCTTGAAAAGGTGATTGAAACAGTAACCGAAAACGCAAGAACAGGAGATATTGGAGACGGTAAAATCTTCATAACTGATGTACTTGATGTTGTGAGGATAAGAACCGGTGAAAGGGGGAAAAAGGCCATATAA
- a CDS encoding ammonium transporter — protein sequence MLNSGDTAWMLISTALVILMTIPGVAMFYSGLTKRENVLNTIFLSFVSFGVVSLLWFLFGYGLIFGGDISGIIGSQISSISLTALNSASEYAPTIPGGLFAIFQMTFAAITVALISGAVVERIRFSSWIIFIPLWFTFVYVPVAHWVWGGGFLQNLGVYDFAGGLVVHLTSGIAALALALVIGPRYDQKLMPHHLGYSVIGTGLLWFGWFGFNAGSALSAGNLATDAMIVTNTSAAAGMLGWMLMDRIKTGKPTLLGALSGAVAGLASITPAAGFVDIGASIFIGFLAAVICYLAVSWLKPLLGYDDALDVFGIHGVSGVIGTIGVGLFAIPSLNPALSGGGLITGSTALFTSQVIGVVTVVIYTFTVTYILASLLKKWRGLRVEREDEIQGLDINLHEETGYRLT from the coding sequence ATGTTAAATTCTGGTGATACAGCCTGGATGCTGATATCAACGGCCCTGGTAATCCTGATGACCATACCAGGCGTTGCAATGTTCTATTCAGGCCTCACAAAACGGGAAAATGTTCTCAATACAATTTTTCTATCGTTTGTATCCTTTGGCGTGGTCAGTCTGCTGTGGTTTCTATTTGGCTATGGCCTTATCTTTGGAGGCGACATTTCAGGGATAATAGGGAGCCAGATCAGCAGCATAAGTCTTACAGCCCTTAACTCAGCGTCAGAGTATGCTCCCACAATTCCAGGGGGCCTTTTTGCAATTTTCCAGATGACATTTGCTGCCATAACCGTTGCCCTGATATCAGGTGCTGTGGTTGAGAGGATCAGATTTTCATCGTGGATCATCTTCATTCCCCTCTGGTTCACATTCGTTTATGTGCCTGTGGCCCACTGGGTATGGGGCGGTGGATTCCTCCAGAACCTCGGTGTCTATGATTTTGCAGGCGGACTGGTTGTGCACCTTACAAGTGGTATTGCTGCACTTGCACTTGCACTGGTCATTGGGCCAAGGTATGACCAGAAACTGATGCCACACCACCTTGGATACTCGGTGATAGGCACCGGTCTTCTATGGTTTGGATGGTTTGGATTCAACGCAGGTTCAGCCCTTTCAGCAGGTAACCTTGCCACAGATGCAATGATTGTAACAAACACCTCTGCTGCCGCAGGTATGCTTGGCTGGATGCTGATGGACAGAATTAAAACCGGAAAACCAACCCTCCTCGGAGCCCTTTCAGGTGCAGTTGCAGGCCTTGCATCAATAACCCCTGCAGCTGGCTTCGTGGATATAGGTGCATCGATTTTCATTGGGTTTCTGGCCGCCGTGATCTGTTACCTTGCTGTGTCCTGGCTCAAGCCCCTCCTCGGGTATGATGACGCCCTGGATGTTTTTGGAATTCACGGAGTTTCAGGTGTTATAGGAACAATAGGGGTGGGCCTCTTTGCAATACCATCACTTAATCCCGCCCTTAGTGGTGGTGGCCTCATAACAGGAAGCACCGCACTGTTCACCAGTCAGGTTATCGGTGTTGTTACTGTGGTCATCTACACCTTCACAGTTACATATATTCTTGCCAGCTTGCTTAAGAAATGGAGAGGGCTTCGTGTTGAAAGGGAGGATGAGATTCAGGGTCTCGACATAAACCTCCATGAGGAAACCGGTTACAGACTGACATAA
- a CDS encoding XRE family transcriptional regulator, which translates to MPANTVGERIKQLRDNQNITLEELAERSGINRELIKKIEEGDILPSLTPLIKISRTLGVRLGTLLDDRVQDGPVIVRKGKTQRVIHFSGYEERADTSNLNFHSLGAGKSDRHMEPFLIDVELHSDDFELSSHEGEEFIYVLEGEIEVIYGQEKYRLGEGDSIYYDSVVPHHLHAAGKNDARILAVVYTPF; encoded by the coding sequence GTGCCAGCAAACACTGTGGGAGAAAGAATAAAACAGCTCAGGGATAACCAGAACATCACACTGGAGGAACTTGCAGAAAGAAGTGGAATTAATAGGGAACTCATCAAGAAAATAGAGGAAGGAGACATTCTACCATCACTCACACCCCTCATAAAGATCTCAAGGACACTTGGAGTAAGGCTCGGCACACTCCTTGATGATAGGGTTCAGGATGGACCTGTTATAGTCAGGAAGGGAAAAACCCAGAGGGTCATACACTTCTCAGGCTATGAGGAGAGGGCAGATACAAGCAACCTCAACTTCCACTCCCTCGGTGCCGGCAAAAGCGACAGGCACATGGAGCCGTTCCTGATCGACGTTGAACTCCACAGCGACGACTTCGAACTATCGTCCCATGAGGGGGAGGAGTTCATATACGTCCTGGAGGGTGAAATAGAGGTCATCTATGGACAGGAGAAGTACAGGCTCGGTGAAGGGGACAGCATATACTATGACTCTGTTGTACCCCACCACCTCCACGCAGCAGGGAAAAATGATGCAAGGATACTGGCAGTTGTCTACACACCATTCTAG
- a CDS encoding thioesterase family protein, which produces MFRITVTPRFGDIDGLRHVNNTVLAVWFEKGRNPIFRMFTPDLDLSYEKWKLILVRTEFDFLAQMYYGSDVEIRSYITHIGNSSFTIGHEAWQDGELKAKGKAVLVHYDFIEQRKKPIPPDIRSKLEEHLVEED; this is translated from the coding sequence ATGTTCAGAATCACGGTGACACCACGTTTTGGGGATATAGATGGTCTCAGACACGTTAACAACACTGTCCTGGCGGTCTGGTTCGAGAAGGGCAGGAACCCCATCTTCAGGATGTTCACACCCGACCTTGACCTCAGCTATGAGAAGTGGAAACTCATCCTTGTAAGGACAGAATTCGACTTCCTTGCACAGATGTACTATGGGAGTGACGTGGAGATAAGAAGCTACATAACACACATAGGAAACTCATCCTTCACCATAGGCCACGAGGCATGGCAGGACGGGGAACTCAAGGCAAAGGGTAAGGCTGTCCTGGTCCACTACGATTTCATTGAACAGAGGAAAAAACCAATACCCCCGGATATAAGGTCAAAGCTTGAAGAACATCTTGTGGAAGAGGATTAA
- a CDS encoding AMP-binding protein, which translates to MVFTEETIGEFFEKQVERYADKEFIVYPDRDLRFTYREFNERVNLLAKGLLSIGIKRGDHVGIWATNVPDWLTFLFATAKIGAVLVTVNTAYKSHELEYVMKQSDMKAIAIIDGFRDVDYVQTLYELVPELKTQERGHLRSERFPELRSVIYIGAQKHRGMYNTNELILLGKHVPDSELRSVISTLKNTDVINMQYTSGTTGFPKGVMLTHRNILNNGYYIGERQKFTEEDRLCLPVPLFHCFGIVLGVLAILTHGGTLVMIELFDPLLVLAAVEKERCTALYGVPTMFIAEFTHPMFDMFDLSSLRTGIMAGSPCPIEAMKRVMNDMNMKEITIAYGLTEASPVITQTSVDDPIEKRVETVGTPLPHIEVKIVDPETGEELGPGEPGEICCRGYNVMKGYYKMPEMTAEAIDEDGWLHSGDLAVMDEDGYYSIVGRIKDMIIRGGENIYPREIEEFLHTMPGIKDVQVVGIPDEKYGEIVGAFVIREDGADILEEDVRDYAIQRIARYKVPKHVFFVDEFPLTASGKVQKFKLRELAVELLKKRKEGS; encoded by the coding sequence ATGGTTTTCACTGAGGAAACAATAGGGGAATTCTTTGAGAAACAGGTTGAAAGGTACGCTGATAAGGAGTTCATAGTATACCCTGACAGGGATTTAAGGTTCACCTACCGGGAGTTCAATGAGAGGGTCAACCTCCTTGCAAAGGGCCTGTTATCCATCGGCATAAAAAGGGGCGACCACGTGGGTATCTGGGCCACCAACGTACCGGACTGGCTGACATTCCTCTTTGCAACAGCAAAGATAGGAGCGGTTCTTGTAACGGTGAACACCGCCTACAAGAGCCATGAACTTGAATATGTCATGAAACAGTCAGACATGAAGGCAATAGCCATCATAGATGGCTTCAGGGATGTTGACTACGTCCAGACACTCTATGAACTGGTACCTGAACTCAAAACACAGGAAAGGGGCCACCTCCGGAGTGAAAGGTTCCCTGAACTTCGAAGCGTCATATACATAGGGGCCCAGAAGCACAGGGGGATGTACAACACCAATGAACTGATCCTCCTGGGTAAACACGTCCCTGACAGTGAACTCCGCAGTGTGATATCAACCCTCAAGAACACCGATGTCATAAACATGCAGTACACCTCTGGGACCACGGGTTTCCCCAAAGGGGTAATGCTCACCCACAGGAACATACTCAACAACGGCTACTACATCGGTGAGAGACAGAAATTCACCGAGGAGGACCGTCTCTGTCTACCGGTACCACTATTCCACTGCTTTGGAATAGTTCTGGGCGTGCTGGCCATCCTTACACATGGCGGGACACTTGTCATGATAGAACTCTTCGACCCCCTCCTGGTACTTGCAGCGGTGGAAAAGGAGAGGTGCACCGCACTCTACGGCGTGCCAACCATGTTCATAGCAGAGTTCACACACCCCATGTTTGACATGTTCGACCTTTCATCCCTCAGAACAGGTATCATGGCGGGGTCACCCTGCCCCATAGAGGCAATGAAGCGCGTCATGAATGACATGAACATGAAGGAGATCACCATAGCCTACGGCCTCACAGAGGCATCCCCGGTAATCACACAGACAAGTGTGGATGACCCCATAGAGAAGCGTGTCGAAACCGTTGGAACACCCCTACCACACATCGAGGTCAAGATAGTGGACCCTGAAACAGGCGAGGAGCTGGGCCCCGGCGAACCCGGCGAGATATGCTGCAGGGGCTACAACGTCATGAAGGGCTACTACAAGATGCCTGAGATGACAGCTGAGGCCATAGATGAGGACGGCTGGCTCCACAGCGGAGACCTTGCGGTGATGGATGAGGACGGATACTACTCAATCGTTGGAAGGATAAAGGACATGATCATCCGGGGCGGCGAGAACATCTACCCGAGGGAGATCGAGGAGTTCCTCCACACAATGCCAGGTATAAAGGACGTGCAGGTTGTGGGGATACCCGATGAGAAGTACGGTGAAATAGTCGGTGCCTTTGTGATCAGGGAGGACGGTGCAGACATACTGGAGGAGGATGTCAGGGACTATGCAATCCAGAGGATAGCAAGGTACAAGGTCCCGAAACACGTTTTCTTTGTTGACGAGTTCCCGCTCACCGCAAGCGGGAAGGTCCAGAAGTTCAAACTCAGGGAGCTGGCAGTTGAACTCCTCAAGAAGAGGAAGGAAGGCTCCTGA
- a CDS encoding DEAD/DEAH box helicase: protein MIVLNRRKRSVDFIPAGSPRGALNTRRKPGYWGKLKIKKTSSGPRIARFTVEKNERETLRKPSEAIKLLRKQAVFLTGRDEELEELLGNHGIRYRYARVCQHCLHEGYVTLVSSRASTKHEGQIICSRCVDEVIRRELKLAGMDKSAFRNFRRLIRRGVSLERVLEMMSPRFDPLANHELTLYDMVTATADRTPKVPIDRLELPEKFKRILRREGSRVLRPVQVLAVDAGLLEGASLMVVSATASGKTLVGELAGIPRAMRGERFIYLTPLVALANQKYRDFKKRYSALGLKTAIKVGMSRIKAKGELRIPDTDVADADIIVGTYEGIDYILRSGKAGILGDVGVVVVDEIHTLEDEERGARLNGMIWRIKRLFPNAQVIALSATVKNSAEIASDFGLKLVEYDKRPVPLERHLIFSRSGEEKKNIILRLAAREFSLKSRKGFHGQTIIFTNSRRKTRLIAEYLTRNRVSAAAYHAGLSYSERHRIEKAFASQKLAAVVTTAALAAGVDFPASQVIFETLLMGNRWLTPNEFSQMLGRAGRPSYHDRGAVYVLAEIGMEFDGDSEESVALELLESGPEPVEVHYTEEKVLEHVLADITSGAFNGDYKNNGWLMDTEEAIDILESYGMVSGDKMTPTKYGRAVSRSFIGPHEAEYIRSNLSGSVIDTVIRLEPFQSAYLSSRLHRRLSQVLGTNFSTRLLADSTLDIISTGDNLVKLDSRLQEALLNIQMDFLSCECSDRPFCGCIQRKLSAHIINERVRGRDPADISKQLLSKYHVQTYPGDIFSWLDSVVRMLEAVRRIAGAFKKSGAVRESSRLIRGIERGRL from the coding sequence ATGATAGTCCTGAATCGAAGGAAAAGATCAGTTGATTTTATACCCGCCGGAAGTCCCAGGGGCGCCCTCAACACCCGTAGAAAGCCCGGGTACTGGGGGAAGCTGAAAATCAAAAAAACCTCCTCTGGCCCCAGAATAGCAAGGTTCACTGTGGAGAAAAATGAAAGGGAAACCCTTAGAAAACCCTCAGAGGCCATAAAACTCCTCAGGAAACAGGCCGTGTTTCTAACGGGACGTGATGAGGAACTTGAAGAACTACTAGGGAATCACGGTATCAGGTACAGGTATGCAAGGGTATGCCAGCACTGCCTCCATGAGGGCTATGTGACCCTTGTGAGCTCAAGGGCATCAACGAAGCATGAAGGCCAGATCATATGCTCAAGGTGCGTTGATGAGGTAATAAGAAGGGAGCTCAAACTGGCGGGCATGGATAAATCAGCCTTCAGAAACTTCAGGAGGCTGATCAGGAGGGGTGTAAGCCTTGAGAGGGTCCTTGAGATGATGTCACCCAGATTCGACCCGTTGGCGAACCATGAACTGACGCTCTATGATATGGTAACGGCAACAGCAGACAGAACCCCGAAGGTGCCCATTGATCGCCTTGAGCTTCCTGAGAAATTTAAGCGGATTCTCAGAAGGGAGGGTAGCAGGGTGCTGAGGCCAGTGCAGGTCCTTGCAGTTGATGCTGGTCTCCTTGAGGGCGCTAGTCTTATGGTTGTATCTGCAACCGCAAGTGGAAAGACCCTTGTGGGGGAACTTGCAGGTATCCCCCGGGCAATGAGGGGTGAAAGGTTCATCTACCTCACACCACTCGTTGCCCTTGCAAACCAGAAATACAGGGACTTCAAGAAGAGATACTCTGCACTTGGACTTAAAACAGCCATAAAGGTTGGTATGAGCAGGATAAAGGCAAAGGGTGAGCTACGGATTCCAGATACCGATGTGGCTGACGCAGATATAATAGTTGGTACCTACGAGGGGATCGACTACATCCTCAGGTCAGGGAAGGCAGGTATCCTCGGCGATGTGGGTGTGGTTGTTGTTGATGAGATACATACCCTTGAGGATGAGGAGAGGGGGGCAAGGCTCAACGGGATGATATGGAGGATAAAAAGGTTATTCCCCAACGCCCAGGTCATAGCGCTCTCTGCAACAGTGAAGAACTCCGCGGAAATAGCATCAGATTTTGGATTAAAGCTGGTTGAATACGATAAAAGGCCCGTCCCACTTGAAAGACACCTCATATTCTCAAGGAGCGGTGAGGAAAAGAAGAACATTATACTGAGGCTTGCAGCACGTGAGTTCTCCTTGAAGTCAAGGAAGGGGTTCCATGGACAGACAATAATATTCACAAATTCCCGCAGGAAAACCAGGCTCATTGCAGAGTACCTCACAAGGAATAGGGTCAGTGCAGCAGCATATCATGCAGGCTTATCCTACTCTGAAAGGCATCGGATAGAGAAGGCCTTCGCATCCCAGAAACTCGCCGCAGTTGTCACCACAGCGGCACTTGCAGCTGGAGTGGACTTTCCGGCATCACAGGTTATATTTGAAACGCTCCTCATGGGTAACCGCTGGCTCACCCCCAATGAGTTCTCACAGATGCTTGGACGTGCTGGCAGACCATCCTATCATGACCGGGGTGCTGTCTATGTTCTTGCAGAAATTGGGATGGAATTTGATGGTGATTCCGAGGAGTCTGTGGCCCTTGAGCTCCTTGAAAGCGGCCCGGAACCTGTTGAAGTTCACTATACAGAGGAGAAGGTTCTTGAACATGTACTTGCAGATATAACCTCAGGCGCCTTCAATGGGGATTATAAAAATAATGGATGGCTTATGGATACCGAAGAGGCCATTGATATCCTTGAATCCTATGGAATGGTATCAGGGGATAAAATGACCCCGACAAAATACGGGCGGGCTGTTTCCAGGTCATTCATAGGACCCCATGAGGCAGAGTACATAAGATCCAATCTTTCAGGCAGCGTCATTGATACTGTCATCAGACTTGAACCCTTTCAGTCAGCCTACCTTTCCAGCAGGCTCCACAGAAGGCTCAGCCAGGTCCTTGGCACAAATTTCTCAACAAGGCTGCTTGCTGACTCAACACTGGATATAATTTCAACCGGGGATAACCTGGTGAAACTGGATTCCAGGCTTCAGGAGGCCCTATTAAATATCCAGATGGATTTCTTATCATGTGAATGTAGCGATAGACCCTTCTGTGGATGCATTCAGAGAAAACTATCGGCACACATAATCAATGAGAGGGTGAGGGGGAGAGATCCAGCTGATATAAGCAAACAATTACTATCAAAGTATCATGTGCAGACATACCCTGGTGACATCTTCAGCTGGCTTGATTCGGTCGTGAGAATGCTTGAGGCTGTGAGGAGGATTGCAGGGGCTTTCAAAAAGAGCGGCGCTGTAAGGGAATCCTCCAGACTTATAAGGGGAATTGAGAGGGGCCGACTTTGA